TCGTAGAAGCCGATGGGCTCCAGAGGGATGTCGGTCACCGACCGGATGACTTCCTCGGCCAGCGGCCCCTGGACGGCGATGAGGGTGGTCTCGTCGCTTTTATTCGTGACCTTGAGCCCCTGGGGGGCGTGTCGGGTGACCCACTCCCAGTCCTTGTCCAGGCAGGCCCCGTTCACCACGGTCAGAATTTTTTCCTCGCCGAAGCGATAGACCAAGAGGTCGTCCACGATGCCGCCGTCGGGATAGCACATCGGGGTGTAGATAACCTGGCCGTCCTTCATGGCGGCCACGTCGTTGGTCACCAGGCGGTTGACGAAGGCCAGCGCCCCCGGGCCCTCGAACCAGAACTCGCCCATGTGGGTCAGATCGAAGAGGCCCACCTTGGAGCGGACGGTGCGGTGCTCCTCGTTGATGGAGGTGTACTGCACGGGCAACTCGTGGCCGGCGAACTCGATCATCTGGCCGCCGAGCTCGTGGTGGATGGCGTTCAGCGCGGTTTTGATCATGGGAAGAGTCCTTTGCGGAAAGTGAAATCGGGCGCAAGTTTAGGCCCTGGAGCCGGGGCCTGTCAAGAGCGGGAACGCCGCGTCATTTCTGATTCGAATGCCGGGTCAGTCGCCCCACAGCCAGGCGTCTTGCAGGCAGGACTGACAGCGGGACTTGCCGCAGGTCTCCAGGAGCTGGACCCGATAGACGGCGACGAAGTTCTCCTCCAGAATCCGCTGGGCGAATTCGCAAGTCGGGCGGTGATAGGCATCCTCCTGGTCACTGGCCACATACACCGCGGGCAGGCTTTCATCCTCCGTCTTCGCCGACGGGTCGAAGAGTCCCAGTTGGGCCAGGAAAGCCTCGTACATCAGATGCCGGTAATCATCGTAACGCTTCACGTTCGGCTGATACCGCCAGGCGACGGCCAATCCTTGCCGGAGTAGTTCCGCCCCCACATCCGGACAGGTGTCCGTCCGCACGTAAGCCAGCCAGCGCCAGGGGCTGGCACCGTCGCGTGGGTCGGCATCAGGGGTGAGATAGACGGTCGTGCCG
The bacterium DNA segment above includes these coding regions:
- a CDS encoding thermonuclease family protein, with the translated sequence THFETRTLPRPLHYALPALLALAVLTVPSVATPTTPFPADTPLVVARIVDGDTFTFKNEDGTENSHSVRFVGLDTPERGRLLADEATNALEELIPPGTTVYLTPDADPRDGASPWRWLAYVRTDTCPDVGAELLRQGLAVAWRYQPNVKRYDDYRHLMYEAFLAQLGLFDPSAKTEDESLPAVYVASDQEDAYHRPTCEFAQRILEENFVAVYRVQLLETCGKSRCQSCLQDAWLWGD